From one Solanum stenotomum isolate F172 chromosome 12, ASM1918654v1, whole genome shotgun sequence genomic stretch:
- the LOC125847241 gene encoding uncharacterized protein LOC125847241 encodes MVYAQSIEESKLKRKNRELKRSRSDEQGQPRFKKRAPNEDSSCTTKVNQERGSGHPFAKPTCHNCGKKHYGKFLAGTSGCYGCGKNDHQVKDCPTLTAKGREAKQASLNGPNLDAPKRNRFYALQANKDKGANPNEGTGM; translated from the coding sequence atggtgtatgctcaatctattgaggagtccaaacttaagaggaagAATAGGGAGTTGAAGAGGTCCAGGtccgatgagcaaggtcaacctaggttcaagaagagagcTCCAAACGAAGATTCTTCATGCACTACTAAGGTTAACCAAGAGAGAGGTAGTGGACATCCATTTGCTAAACCTACTTGCCACAATTGTGGGAAGAAGCATTATGGGAAGTTCTTAGCCGGTACTAGtgggtgctatggttgtggaaagaatgaTCACCAAGTGAAAGATTGTCCTACTCTTACGGCCAAAGGAAGGGAGGCTAAACAAGCTTCTCTTAATGGCCCGAATCTTGATGCTCCAAAGAGGAACCGCTTCTATGCtcttcaagctaacaaggacaaaGGAGCTAATCCGAATGAAGGCACCGGTATGTGA